One Edaphobacter flagellatus genomic region harbors:
- a CDS encoding heparinase II/III domain-containing protein — translation MRSEGHNTLTIDGNNEDLDAHGVITQVGSNSSKLFAIADLSQAYKGKLSSWKRGVALLDDEKMLVQDEIVPVTATGIIWNFHTRAQVRLSPDGSLATLTQNGSVLYAHILSPAGVRFSAEDTKQSSVEAINRNVTNLTLHVQSGHEAMNIEVLFTKDATKSSIISPPLTDWTPR, via the coding sequence ATGCGCAGCGAAGGACACAATACACTCACCATCGATGGGAACAATGAGGATCTAGACGCTCATGGTGTTATCACTCAAGTTGGGAGCAATAGCTCTAAGCTATTTGCCATTGCGGACCTTAGCCAGGCATATAAAGGAAAACTAAGTTCTTGGAAACGCGGTGTGGCGCTGCTCGACGATGAGAAAATGTTGGTTCAGGATGAGATTGTGCCTGTCACAGCAACCGGAATTATCTGGAACTTTCACACGAGAGCACAAGTTAGACTCAGCCCTGATGGCTCTCTAGCGACACTCACTCAAAATGGATCTGTGCTTTACGCTCATATCCTCTCGCCAGCGGGTGTCCGATTTAGCGCTGAGGATACTAAGCAGTCTTCCGTCGAAGCAATCAACCGAAACGTTACGAATTTGACGCTTCACGTTCAAAGCGGACACGAAGCCATGAACATCGAGGTCCTTTTCACGAAGGACGCAACGAAGTCTTCGATAATCTCCCCTCCACTCACGGACTGGACCCCTCGCTAA
- a CDS encoding HAD family hydrolase, producing the protein MFEDASFSEAIEAVEFDLVEGYADGTLSDTERQQLKAWVDSSAERRAQIRIAQSLRRSVARRRQVRLMKGVGWTSAIAACLILAVSWPLLRAHRSLLSKAPVTHTTSTLPSIAENEDVILLVVERLRDREKNNRVTTYTIHADARIRLQVILPSGHTEPAYSIRIHPIDGRSKSELYFDGLILQSEKGMTYLDVTLAPESLKSGTYVAEIRSRNLVYSQMFRVELAQGSR; encoded by the coding sequence ATGTTCGAGGATGCTTCGTTCTCGGAGGCAATCGAGGCGGTCGAGTTCGACCTGGTGGAAGGGTACGCAGATGGAACACTTTCAGACACAGAACGCCAGCAACTGAAAGCATGGGTCGATTCCTCTGCTGAACGCAGGGCACAGATTCGTATCGCTCAGAGCTTGCGTCGGTCTGTGGCGAGACGCAGGCAAGTGCGCCTCATGAAGGGAGTGGGATGGACTTCGGCAATCGCGGCCTGTTTGATTCTTGCCGTATCGTGGCCGCTGCTGCGCGCCCATCGTTCCTTGCTTTCGAAGGCGCCTGTCACTCACACAACCTCGACCCTTCCATCCATTGCTGAAAACGAGGATGTCATTTTGCTTGTGGTTGAACGTCTTCGCGATCGTGAGAAGAACAACCGCGTTACGACCTACACCATTCATGCCGACGCTCGCATCCGCCTGCAGGTGATCCTGCCTTCGGGCCACACTGAACCCGCCTACTCGATTCGCATCCATCCAATTGACGGGAGATCAAAGTCGGAACTTTATTTTGATGGCCTTATTCTGCAAAGCGAAAAAGGTATGACCTATCTTGATGTGACGTTGGCGCCCGAGTCGCTGAAATCTGGAACGTATGTAGCGGAAATCCGATCACGGAACCTGGTCTATTCTCAGATGTTCAGGGTTGAGTTGGCACAAGGCTCCCGTTGA
- a CDS encoding heparinase II/III family protein produces the protein MMEQIMKLFAPDGGFEEGPVYWNYATIYNVLYLSALDTALGNDFGLSHSQGFAETGSYRIQSIGPTRKSANFGDAEEEVFPSPQMFWLAKKFNRPEYALHERDLASALGNKMSPTTAWESGRFSIFALFWGTASLGAHSDSELTLVHRFTRINQVFLRSSWADSNAWYVGLKGGDAKASHGHLDLGSFVLDALGQRWAIDLGPDNYGLPGYFGPQRWELLPHAQRRTQYTHHRWEQ, from the coding sequence ATGATGGAACAGATCATGAAACTCTTTGCTCCCGATGGCGGGTTTGAAGAGGGGCCAGTCTATTGGAACTACGCAACAATCTATAACGTCCTCTATCTTTCCGCACTGGATACGGCCTTAGGGAATGATTTTGGTCTGTCCCATTCCCAAGGCTTTGCGGAGACTGGAAGTTACCGAATCCAATCGATTGGGCCCACGCGTAAGAGTGCAAACTTTGGCGACGCTGAAGAGGAAGTCTTTCCTTCACCGCAGATGTTTTGGCTTGCAAAGAAATTCAATAGGCCGGAATACGCTCTACATGAAAGAGACTTAGCCTCGGCGCTTGGCAACAAGATGTCTCCGACGACAGCGTGGGAAAGCGGTCGATTTAGTATTTTTGCCCTTTTTTGGGGTACGGCCTCCCTGGGAGCGCATAGCGATTCTGAGCTTACTCTCGTTCACCGCTTCACTCGTATCAATCAGGTATTTTTACGTAGCTCATGGGCTGATAGTAACGCCTGGTACGTGGGCCTAAAAGGCGGTGATGCAAAAGCAAGCCACGGTCATCTGGATCTAGGTAGTTTTGTTCTCGATGCACTCGGACAACGCTGGGCAATCGATCTTGGCCCCGATAACTACGGTTTACCCGGATATTTCGGCCCACAACGTTGGGAACTATTACCGCATGCGCAGCGAAGGACACAATACACTCACCATCGATGGGAACAATGA
- a CDS encoding Hsp20/alpha crystallin family protein, protein MTTMTRFVPFRSPLEGVAVLQNRLNSIFNDFASANGDMPNESLSAGNFIPPVDIYEDTNRLVLKLEVPGIPQEDLQINLENQTLTVKGERKLVKDEKEENFHRIERRYGSFVRSFTLPATIETDSARASYENGVLSITLQKKEAAKPKQLKIEIGSDSNSKATPKQVEASHAA, encoded by the coding sequence ATGACCACGATGACTCGCTTTGTTCCGTTCCGTTCGCCGCTGGAGGGCGTTGCAGTACTCCAGAACAGGTTGAACTCGATCTTCAACGACTTCGCCAGCGCAAACGGCGATATGCCGAACGAAAGCCTCAGTGCTGGTAATTTCATCCCTCCAGTCGATATTTATGAGGACACAAACCGGCTTGTACTCAAACTGGAAGTGCCGGGAATTCCGCAGGAGGATCTCCAGATCAATCTAGAGAACCAGACCCTGACGGTTAAAGGTGAACGCAAGCTTGTGAAGGACGAAAAAGAAGAGAACTTTCACCGGATCGAGCGGCGGTACGGCAGCTTCGTCCGCAGCTTCACGCTACCCGCTACGATTGAGACGGATTCCGCTCGAGCAAGCTACGAAAATGGCGTTCTCTCGATCACCCTGCAGAAGAAAGAAGCCGCCAAGCCAAAGCAGTTGAAGATCGAGATCGGCTCCGACAGCAATTCGAAGGCGACCCCTAAACAAGTGGAAGCATCCCACGCAGCCTGA
- a CDS encoding TonB-dependent receptor yields the protein MLALSCSLSFAQTITGSVTGTVIDPGGALVKGAAVTAINIETKVSFQSQTNADGVYSIKFLPIGSYTLAISASGFKRVDIAPFNLTAGQEARFDQTLQLGSSNEVVTVTDSTPLIDTQDATMSATFDDKQITELPLISDNILALGALVPGAIAPNSFDIYPISSGSNANKMLNINGNPGQTTVSILDGQQISSAVNDSLDYNPNREAIQEFKILTNNVSAEYGNANGGTILMTTKSGTNQFHGTVWGQLGNTLLDANTYSNKRANAINHPAIPATRPVLNRYFLGGQIGGPILKDRLFFFVSYRAVRYKSDATSNLVVPDTAYQGNPLLDMTGAAGTKPAYDPTTNKFYTITNPAALYLLQHPNLYPTCNQCNRTGSNNLGGSLGYNFSGYQKNSLNVDQVDARGDYRINDRNNLSIRISRLPDNWTRVTHIAAPIVIPYNGNNPWTGGVVNWSHQISPNLVNEARAGFGRLSSDGPPLDVDGVWGTTGNAALGIPGAQKFPGFAQMNFQGAGPGLTSPGSVGTAILSRINTFEYGDNLSWQLGRHSIKMGGKFMRVQNNTFYAGSAGALGSFTYTGTAGSPSSTGSNWADFLTNQASTYSQGANSGAWGQREWRDGLFIQDDYKILPNLTFNMGVRWEYDQPRYEAHGRQANVDPITGVVSIAGLNGASQGLINPFYAGFMPRVGFAYTPGSERLGNRFVVRGGYAITSFLQGIGATLNLPLNPLFVYNASPSPSQLAPFRVQNGFGTGVPGTLTGRFPIFDKHLKPAMVQQFDLAVDYQIDKLSSINVVYAGQVGHNQENVFAGNAPACSAFPLIAPADPNTAGTGPTCVPALLNILPGVTAGGLQETASEGTFSYNGLQSHYQRNMSHGLQLSANYTYGKTLLSGSTSFYPQTPSCISRECGEWGRATWDARHSASGQVTYDLPVGRGRWIGTNWNPWLETFIGGWKVAMTTNWHSGFPLTIGSTQFYNNNGGMPTNSTVRANHYRSFHVVNRSSQNWWGTDPSVTKPCLNAGTAWNTSSSFKERWSLYGGASKQYTLYTQNDNGVCAYGEQLSTMQGTAAVGTEQAPGNQDVSASASKVFSLPKDETLQFRADFFNVLNFTALGAPGTSISCGNNCANFGQITSAANTERRGQLALKYTF from the coding sequence GTGTTGGCCCTGAGTTGTTCGTTGTCGTTTGCTCAGACCATTACGGGTTCAGTTACCGGCACTGTGATCGACCCTGGCGGGGCTCTGGTGAAGGGTGCCGCGGTGACGGCAATCAACATCGAGACCAAGGTGTCATTTCAGTCACAGACAAATGCCGACGGCGTGTACAGCATCAAATTCCTTCCCATCGGGTCGTATACGCTGGCAATCTCGGCGTCAGGGTTTAAAAGAGTAGACATAGCCCCGTTCAATCTCACGGCTGGCCAGGAGGCGCGATTCGACCAGACTCTCCAACTCGGATCGAGCAATGAAGTTGTGACGGTCACCGATTCAACTCCGCTCATCGACACGCAGGACGCTACGATGAGCGCTACCTTCGACGATAAGCAGATTACCGAACTGCCACTGATTTCGGACAACATCCTTGCTCTGGGAGCACTGGTACCCGGTGCGATTGCCCCCAACTCGTTCGACATATATCCAATTAGCAGCGGCTCCAATGCCAACAAGATGCTCAATATCAACGGCAACCCCGGTCAGACGACCGTCTCCATCTTGGACGGGCAGCAGATATCTTCCGCGGTAAACGATTCGCTGGATTACAACCCCAATCGTGAAGCGATACAGGAGTTCAAGATCCTCACCAACAATGTTTCAGCAGAGTATGGCAACGCTAACGGCGGCACGATTTTGATGACTACCAAGAGCGGAACGAACCAGTTCCATGGAACGGTCTGGGGACAGTTGGGAAACACTCTTTTGGACGCCAATACATATAGCAATAAAAGAGCCAATGCTATCAATCACCCAGCGATTCCTGCGACAAGGCCAGTGCTAAACCGCTACTTCCTTGGCGGTCAGATCGGCGGGCCTATCCTGAAGGACAGGCTCTTCTTCTTCGTTTCTTACAGGGCGGTTCGGTACAAATCAGATGCGACATCTAATCTGGTCGTCCCGGATACGGCATATCAGGGTAATCCACTACTGGACATGACTGGCGCAGCTGGCACAAAACCCGCTTACGATCCCACCACAAATAAGTTCTACACCATTACGAATCCGGCGGCCCTATACCTGCTGCAGCATCCTAACCTCTATCCAACCTGCAATCAGTGCAACCGCACAGGCTCCAACAATCTTGGTGGTTCTCTAGGTTACAACTTCAGTGGTTATCAGAAGAATAGTCTCAACGTCGACCAGGTGGATGCAAGGGGCGACTATCGAATAAACGATAGGAACAATCTCTCCATACGCATCTCAAGATTGCCCGACAATTGGACCCGCGTCACCCATATAGCGGCCCCGATCGTTATTCCGTATAACGGCAATAACCCATGGACAGGAGGAGTCGTCAACTGGTCGCACCAGATTAGTCCGAATCTGGTGAACGAGGCGCGCGCCGGCTTTGGCCGCTTAAGCAGCGATGGACCTCCGCTCGATGTCGATGGTGTGTGGGGCACCACCGGGAACGCAGCGCTCGGCATCCCTGGTGCCCAGAAATTTCCAGGCTTTGCCCAGATGAATTTCCAGGGCGCTGGTCCAGGTCTTACAAGCCCTGGTTCCGTAGGTACTGCCATATTAAGCAGAATCAACACGTTTGAGTATGGCGACAACCTGAGCTGGCAGTTGGGCCGACATTCCATCAAGATGGGCGGCAAGTTTATGCGGGTCCAGAACAATACTTTCTATGCCGGTTCGGCCGGTGCGCTAGGCTCTTTTACCTACACTGGAACGGCCGGGTCTCCCAGTAGTACAGGTAGCAACTGGGCCGACTTCCTTACCAACCAGGCATCGACCTATTCGCAGGGAGCGAACAGTGGAGCGTGGGGGCAACGCGAGTGGAGGGACGGTCTCTTTATCCAGGACGATTATAAGATTTTGCCTAACCTTACCTTCAACATGGGTGTGCGGTGGGAGTATGACCAACCCCGGTATGAGGCTCATGGCAGGCAGGCGAACGTAGATCCCATTACCGGTGTCGTCAGCATTGCTGGCCTCAATGGGGCAAGCCAGGGGTTGATCAATCCGTTCTATGCCGGGTTTATGCCGCGCGTGGGCTTTGCCTATACCCCTGGGTCGGAGCGTTTAGGCAATCGCTTTGTCGTTCGCGGAGGGTATGCCATCACCAGCTTCTTACAGGGTATCGGGGCCACTCTCAATCTTCCTCTGAATCCGCTCTTTGTCTACAACGCTTCACCCAGCCCGTCCCAACTAGCGCCGTTCCGGGTCCAGAACGGCTTTGGGACAGGTGTTCCTGGAACACTCACGGGCAGATTTCCGATCTTTGACAAACATTTGAAGCCGGCCATGGTGCAACAGTTTGATCTTGCTGTCGATTATCAGATCGACAAACTGTCTTCTATAAATGTGGTGTATGCCGGCCAAGTTGGCCACAATCAGGAAAACGTGTTTGCCGGAAACGCTCCCGCCTGCTCGGCCTTTCCTTTGATTGCACCTGCTGATCCAAACACGGCGGGAACCGGACCAACGTGTGTTCCTGCACTGCTGAATATCTTGCCTGGGGTCACTGCGGGTGGTCTTCAAGAGACCGCCTCGGAGGGCACCTTCAGCTACAACGGACTGCAGTCGCACTACCAGAGAAATATGTCTCATGGATTGCAGCTTAGTGCGAACTATACCTACGGCAAGACGCTGTTGAGCGGCAGCACCTCTTTCTATCCGCAGACTCCCAGTTGTATCTCTCGAGAGTGTGGAGAGTGGGGACGGGCGACTTGGGACGCTAGACATAGCGCTTCCGGCCAGGTTACCTATGACCTGCCGGTCGGACGAGGACGGTGGATCGGCACAAACTGGAATCCCTGGCTGGAGACCTTCATCGGAGGCTGGAAGGTAGCGATGACAACCAACTGGCACTCGGGTTTCCCACTCACAATCGGTTCAACCCAGTTCTACAATAACAACGGGGGGATGCCCACTAACTCTACGGTTCGCGCCAACCACTACCGATCGTTCCACGTTGTGAATCGTTCGTCGCAGAACTGGTGGGGGACGGACCCATCGGTAACGAAGCCCTGCTTGAATGCAGGAACTGCTTGGAATACCAGTAGTTCTTTCAAGGAAAGGTGGTCGCTCTATGGAGGAGCGAGTAAGCAATACACTCTCTACACCCAGAATGATAACGGCGTGTGCGCCTATGGCGAGCAGTTGTCGACCATGCAGGGTACTGCCGCCGTTGGCACCGAGCAGGCACCGGGCAATCAGGATGTGAGTGCCTCTGCCAGCAAGGTGTTCAGCCTCCCGAAGGACGAGACGCTGCAGTTCCGGGCGGATTTCTTCAACGTTCTTAACTTCACCGCGCTTGGCGCCCCTGGAACTAGTATCTCCTGCGGCAATAACTGCGCAAACTTTGGACAGATTACAAGTGCCGCAAACACAGAGCGCCGCGGGCAACTGGCGCTGAAGTACACCTTCTAG
- a CDS encoding CHAT domain-containing tetratricopeptide repeat protein codes for MEIRGEANGLAVIEVRLEGGLVALQSPDAPKRLLDLGRGGHAIFAVPVSAEGTAALELSSAEQRREARVTVSDVTSNHTREEQEHLHVATVAFARADSARRHQAGAPDAVTALREYDRAASEAEAAQDISFVRWAMIQKARFLIYQQSTFVEARDLLLRAAVLPLDRDEATLALTYKTLSTVNNFLGDLPAAATSAEQSLAFYRKTGDVYWQGIVLGNLISTYGDMGREAEAIAAGREALSDAEQTQDMAGVVFCLTELASLYREQGEYQRAFQAFRDALVWGENIHYAPDVEAEIEKELGVFYADMGLWEEAQAQLQLCLQHATADGPTALGARGVLARVLEKNGNSAASLREYQAAISIAGKLQLQPEEAMLRLERSSVLLRAGNIAAARADTSAAGKLAETLGIPALTIRATLADASIEAQSCTVSAKASCDSAVQDYERALSLTENTGEREEEAVAYAGLARTYVSRQDYDDALRMIERCLYIVEHSRASLASHSLAASFLTERRDLYDLAIEITMKLALQHPNERYGETAFLYAERGRMRNMLDVISEEGEASGQPGPPDLRRRILANDHQIENQKALLLTKSGEKNAAIALRKLYLEQDALDAEARRQGIWSQQQKIVADPDRIASTEDVQRLLLRPDTALIAFSLGATQSYRWEITQRTIHVSILPSAAELRRSILPLQRLLIARSIDLHPGEDAAQYHSRRDAFDSTRERGLVDAGRKLLPQLPQNIRHLYIVADGPLSSLSWNALRIPCGARRLCYAIERFAIASEPSASVAVQLARHPTRTAGQNILIVADPITQSGQPAPRWASFAPLPGTRREAGAIARLIPAESLQIIHGEMATVDNVRALSKNLSILHFATHTFLVPGHPELSGIALSPERGKSEEKSILWLHDIPTLQAPSLVVLNGCSTQGQGLGGEELSALTQAFLYAGSHEVIGTIWSIDDEVAAVLMEHFYRELISRHRKAVDALRSAQLGLLKSGANLSDWAGFVIDGVPAETVNPQMIGRR; via the coding sequence TTGGAGATCAGGGGCGAAGCGAATGGGCTTGCAGTAATAGAGGTTCGCCTCGAAGGTGGCTTGGTAGCTCTGCAATCTCCGGATGCACCGAAGAGGCTGCTCGATCTTGGCCGCGGAGGCCATGCCATCTTTGCGGTACCCGTATCGGCAGAAGGAACAGCGGCTCTTGAGCTTAGTTCTGCGGAACAACGACGTGAGGCGCGGGTAACCGTCTCGGATGTAACGAGCAACCACACCCGTGAAGAGCAGGAGCATCTGCACGTTGCAACTGTCGCCTTCGCCCGGGCGGATAGCGCGCGACGGCACCAGGCTGGAGCACCTGATGCGGTAACGGCACTGCGAGAGTACGACCGTGCTGCAAGCGAGGCAGAGGCAGCCCAGGATATTTCCTTTGTCCGCTGGGCGATGATCCAGAAGGCACGCTTTCTGATCTATCAGCAGAGCACCTTCGTTGAAGCACGGGATCTACTCTTGCGAGCAGCCGTACTGCCGCTTGATAGAGACGAAGCCACGTTGGCTCTTACCTATAAAACGCTGAGTACAGTCAACAATTTTCTGGGAGATCTACCGGCAGCTGCAACTTCGGCGGAACAGTCGCTGGCGTTCTATCGCAAGACAGGCGACGTGTACTGGCAGGGAATCGTTCTCGGCAATCTGATCTCCACGTATGGTGATATGGGGCGCGAGGCGGAGGCAATCGCTGCGGGCAGGGAAGCCTTGTCGGATGCAGAGCAGACCCAGGACATGGCTGGCGTGGTCTTTTGTCTCACGGAGCTGGCGAGCCTCTATCGCGAGCAAGGCGAGTACCAGCGCGCCTTCCAGGCATTCCGCGACGCCTTGGTATGGGGGGAGAACATCCACTATGCCCCGGATGTAGAAGCCGAGATCGAAAAGGAACTCGGGGTCTTCTACGCCGACATGGGGCTGTGGGAGGAGGCTCAGGCCCAATTGCAACTCTGTCTTCAACATGCGACTGCAGACGGACCTACCGCTCTAGGTGCGCGCGGTGTGCTGGCTCGCGTGCTGGAGAAGAACGGCAATAGCGCGGCGTCACTGCGCGAATATCAGGCCGCAATCTCGATAGCCGGTAAGCTGCAACTGCAACCCGAAGAGGCGATGTTGCGTCTTGAACGCTCATCCGTACTGCTTCGCGCAGGCAACATCGCGGCAGCGCGAGCAGATACTTCAGCCGCCGGAAAACTTGCTGAGACGCTCGGTATTCCAGCTCTAACGATTCGCGCAACACTCGCGGACGCCTCTATCGAAGCGCAGAGCTGCACGGTATCGGCAAAAGCCTCCTGCGATAGTGCAGTGCAGGACTATGAGAGGGCGCTATCGCTGACTGAAAATACAGGAGAACGAGAAGAAGAGGCCGTCGCATACGCCGGTTTGGCTCGAACGTATGTGTCTCGGCAGGATTATGACGACGCGTTGCGAATGATCGAACGCTGCCTTTATATCGTGGAACATTCTCGCGCAAGTCTGGCGAGCCATAGCCTGGCGGCGAGCTTCTTAACCGAACGCCGCGATCTGTACGACCTCGCGATCGAGATCACCATGAAACTTGCTTTGCAACATCCCAATGAGAGATATGGCGAGACTGCGTTCCTGTATGCCGAACGTGGGCGAATGAGAAACATGCTGGATGTGATCAGCGAAGAGGGCGAGGCCTCTGGTCAACCTGGCCCTCCGGATCTTCGAAGACGTATCCTTGCGAATGACCATCAGATCGAAAATCAAAAAGCTTTGCTCCTGACAAAGAGCGGGGAAAAGAATGCAGCCATCGCGCTGCGCAAACTATACCTGGAACAGGATGCACTGGACGCTGAAGCACGAAGACAAGGAATCTGGTCGCAACAACAAAAAATAGTTGCAGATCCAGATCGAATCGCATCGACGGAAGATGTCCAGCGATTGCTCTTGCGTCCTGATACGGCCTTGATCGCGTTCTCTCTCGGGGCAACGCAGAGCTATCGATGGGAGATTACGCAACGCACGATACACGTTTCGATACTTCCCTCAGCCGCGGAACTTCGCCGGTCGATCCTGCCTTTGCAGCGACTGCTTATCGCGCGAAGCATCGATCTCCACCCCGGCGAAGATGCCGCGCAATATCATTCGCGACGCGATGCATTCGATTCGACAAGAGAACGCGGCCTTGTAGATGCTGGCCGAAAGCTATTACCACAATTACCTCAGAATATTCGCCATCTCTACATCGTCGCTGATGGGCCGCTTTCGTCTCTTTCGTGGAATGCTCTACGGATTCCCTGCGGAGCACGCCGGCTCTGTTACGCCATTGAACGGTTTGCCATTGCGTCGGAGCCTTCTGCTTCGGTTGCGGTTCAGCTGGCTCGGCATCCGACACGTACAGCCGGACAAAATATTCTCATCGTTGCCGACCCGATAACGCAATCGGGCCAGCCTGCGCCGCGATGGGCATCGTTTGCTCCGTTGCCTGGCACGCGCCGCGAAGCCGGCGCTATTGCGCGGCTTATTCCAGCAGAGTCGCTGCAGATCATTCATGGCGAAATGGCGACGGTCGATAATGTACGCGCCTTGTCAAAGAACCTGTCGATTCTTCACTTCGCCACTCACACGTTTTTGGTGCCTGGTCATCCCGAGCTGTCGGGAATCGCTCTGTCACCGGAGCGAGGAAAGTCTGAGGAAAAGAGCATTCTCTGGCTGCATGATATTCCTACGCTCCAAGCGCCATCGTTAGTGGTCCTAAATGGCTGCTCGACTCAGGGGCAGGGTTTGGGTGGCGAGGAATTGAGCGCTCTGACCCAGGCATTCCTTTATGCCGGCTCGCACGAAGTGATCGGAACTATCTGGAGCATAGATGATGAAGTCGCGGCTGTGCTTATGGAGCATTTCTACCGGGAGCTGATCTCGCGCCATAGGAAAGCCGTTGATGCCCTGCGTTCGGCGCAGCTTGGCTTGCTTAAGAGTGGGGCAAATCTCTCCGATTGGGCCGGTTTTGTTATCGATGGGGTTCCAGCTGAAACAGTAAACCCGCAGATGATAGGCAGAAGATGA